Proteins found in one Aneurinibacillus uraniidurans genomic segment:
- the thiL gene encoding thiamine-phosphate kinase → MKRRDEFGLIRLLTGGQHTPDALADRLVVGNGDDAAVMSGRTGYDWIACCDTMVEHVHFARRTMRPSDIGHKALAANISDIAAMGGTPMFYLVSLGLPASFEEAEIVEMYEGMSRLADTYHMALVGGDTVAIPGDGPLTVTVTVLGEVEAGRALTRAAAKPGDRIFVTGPVGSSGAGLHALLAWGIDELPERWQTIAEAHRLPMPQVTAGRVLGASGVRVALNDVSDGLASEAWEIAEASEAALVLMEGSIPVTDDVVAYATITELHAQDWALYGGEDYQLIGCAPPDEQERLNRAFQDAGISLHWIGYVAEGPADVRIRRISGEEAPLAKKGYNHFQ, encoded by the coding sequence ATGAAGCGGCGTGATGAATTTGGCTTAATTCGTCTGTTGACAGGCGGACAGCACACACCGGATGCACTGGCGGATAGGCTTGTAGTCGGCAATGGCGATGATGCAGCAGTGATGAGTGGGCGCACCGGATATGATTGGATTGCTTGCTGCGATACCATGGTAGAGCATGTGCATTTTGCCAGACGAACGATGCGGCCATCTGATATCGGACATAAAGCGCTGGCAGCGAACATAAGCGATATTGCTGCAATGGGCGGGACCCCTATGTTTTATTTAGTATCACTCGGCCTGCCGGCTTCTTTCGAAGAAGCGGAGATCGTAGAGATGTATGAAGGCATGTCTCGCCTAGCTGACACCTACCATATGGCACTTGTAGGCGGTGATACGGTTGCCATTCCGGGTGATGGTCCGCTTACGGTTACGGTTACGGTACTTGGGGAAGTGGAAGCAGGACGTGCGCTTACGAGGGCAGCAGCAAAGCCGGGAGACCGTATATTTGTTACCGGGCCGGTTGGAAGCTCGGGAGCAGGATTACACGCACTACTCGCTTGGGGAATTGATGAACTGCCGGAACGGTGGCAAACGATCGCTGAAGCGCATCGTCTCCCAATGCCACAAGTGACAGCAGGGCGTGTACTTGGGGCGAGCGGAGTACGAGTCGCACTGAATGATGTGAGCGATGGACTAGCCAGTGAAGCCTGGGAGATTGCAGAAGCAAGCGAGGCGGCGCTTGTTCTAATGGAAGGGTCCATCCCTGTAACAGATGACGTAGTAGCATACGCAACTATAACTGAGCTGCATGCACAGGATTGGGCGTTGTACGGTGGGGAAGATTATCAGTTAATCGGCTGTGCCCCCCCAGATGAGCAGGAACGGCTAAACAGGGCGTTTCAAGATGCTGGGATTTCCTTGCACTGGATTGGATACGTGGCAGAGGGACCGGCAGATGTACGTATACGCCGGATAAGTGGAGAAGAAGCGCCACTTGCGAAAAAAGGGTATAATCATTTTCAGTAA
- a CDS encoding SprT family protein, with translation MGDTELQRLVEEISRTYFTVPFRHRASFNPRLRTTGGRYVLRTHNLEFNPKHYERFGMEELIGIIKHELCHYHLHLTGRGYKHKDADFKQLLRQVGGSRYCKSLEPSVRKRREPRYALTCKTCGMRYLRQRKMDVRKYVCGKCKGKLILEEVGGCKG, from the coding sequence ATGGGAGATACTGAATTGCAGCGGCTTGTTGAAGAGATTTCCCGTACCTACTTTACTGTTCCATTTCGGCATCGTGCGTCTTTTAATCCACGCTTGCGAACAACGGGTGGGCGGTATGTGCTGCGGACACATAATCTCGAATTTAATCCGAAGCACTATGAAAGGTTTGGGATGGAGGAGTTAATTGGTATTATTAAGCATGAGTTGTGCCATTATCATCTTCATCTGACTGGAAGAGGGTACAAGCATAAAGATGCGGATTTTAAGCAACTGCTCCGTCAAGTAGGAGGAAGCCGCTACTGTAAGTCACTGGAACCGTCTGTGAGAAAACGGAGGGAACCACGGTATGCACTCACCTGCAAAACGTGCGGCATGCGGTATTTACGGCAGCGGAAGATGGATGTGCGTAAATATGTGTGCGGCAAGTGCAAAGGCAAGTTGATCTTAGAAGAAGTGGGGGGGTGTAAAGGATGA
- a CDS encoding hydrolase/acyltransferase, which translates to MHYCILSNENRIEFIAMPSDYMYQLIALLRRLHKEIDKLTTENRPTLPIVVGECTELELHNNEYAILSGLDYLAALESRFAALNEENYPLISLLTEIRALHAQLEYLVEEGEYA; encoded by the coding sequence ATGCATTATTGTATCCTATCTAATGAAAATCGGATTGAATTCATTGCGATGCCATCCGATTATATGTATCAGCTTATCGCCCTGCTGCGCCGCCTGCACAAGGAAATCGATAAGCTTACGACAGAAAATCGTCCGACTCTACCTATCGTGGTCGGAGAATGTACAGAACTTGAACTCCATAATAATGAGTATGCGATTCTATCAGGACTCGATTATCTCGCGGCTCTTGAAAGTCGCTTTGCTGCGCTCAATGAAGAGAACTATCCACTTATCTCGCTTCTAACAGAGATTCGTGCTCTTCACGCACAGCTTGAATACCTCGTTGAAGAGGGCGAATACGCATAG
- the cmpA gene encoding cortex morphogenetic protein CmpA, translating into MPQWLQRQLMKAFQTKNRRQILLLNDCWFLYQDKQGGRN; encoded by the coding sequence ATGCCTCAGTGGCTCCAACGCCAACTGATGAAAGCCTTTCAGACAAAGAACCGGCGACAAATTCTCCTGCTGAATGACTGCTGGTTTCTGTATCAAGATAAACAGGGGGGCCGAAACTAA
- a CDS encoding Tex family protein, with protein MERKEMSKVIASELQLQTGQVERTVELLDEGATVPFIARYRKEMTGTLDENQIRDIQERVQYLRQLEERKEEVIRLIAEQDKLTDDLAASIRSASKLQQVEDLYRPYRQKRRTRATMAKEKGLEPLATFLLTARSGDIQKESMRYINSEKGVNSTEEALAGAKDIIAEQVADEPDVRSWVRDYTMKRGILVTAKKEDEPDGKNVYEMYYEYQEPVNRMAPHRILAVNRAEREGILRIKIDVDMAPVLERLERKQIHRGSIAADMLKEALEDSYKRLIAPAVEREVRNALTEKAEEQAIRIFAENLRQLLLQAPLRGRTVLALDPAYRTGCKVAVIDETGKLLDVTVVYPTPPQSKVAEAKKTLTALIERHNVSIIAIGNGTASRETEQFTADMLKEIKQDVSYIIVNEAGASVYSASKLAGEEFPKLDVAERSAVSIGRRLQDPLAELVKIDPKSIGVGQYQHDVSQGKLTDSLQFVVESAVNYVGVDVNTASPSLLQYVSGVSKQVAKNIVARREESGKYKSRSQLRDVPRLGAKTYEQCIGFLRIADGDNSLDNTPIHPESYEAVRSLLSKLKLTADEMGSEAAKEKLRGVEVKSMAEELGIGVPTLQDILASLLRPGRDPREELHKPLLKKDVLDIKDLQPGMELQGTVRNIVDFGAFVDIGLKNDGLVHISRISRRFIKHPLDVVSVGDIVTVWVQDVDRNRGRVGLTMLVPE; from the coding sequence ATGGAACGCAAAGAAATGAGTAAAGTAATCGCATCAGAGCTACAACTGCAGACCGGGCAGGTAGAGAGAACGGTAGAGTTGCTGGATGAAGGGGCTACCGTGCCGTTTATTGCGCGCTATCGCAAAGAAATGACCGGAACACTCGATGAGAATCAAATTCGAGACATTCAGGAGCGAGTGCAGTATCTTCGGCAGCTTGAAGAACGTAAAGAAGAAGTAATCCGACTAATTGCGGAGCAGGATAAATTAACAGATGACCTTGCCGCTAGCATTCGTTCTGCATCTAAGCTTCAGCAGGTTGAAGATTTATATCGTCCGTACCGTCAGAAGCGACGGACACGTGCGACGATGGCCAAAGAAAAAGGGTTGGAACCGCTAGCGACTTTTCTACTTACCGCACGCTCAGGAGATATACAGAAAGAATCGATGCGCTACATAAACAGTGAAAAAGGTGTGAACAGCACGGAAGAAGCGCTCGCAGGTGCGAAAGATATTATTGCCGAGCAAGTAGCGGATGAACCAGATGTGCGCAGCTGGGTGCGTGACTATACAATGAAGCGCGGTATTCTTGTTACGGCGAAGAAAGAAGACGAACCGGACGGCAAGAACGTGTATGAGATGTATTATGAATACCAGGAGCCAGTCAATCGGATGGCACCGCATCGTATACTGGCTGTGAATCGGGCAGAGCGGGAAGGAATCCTTCGCATTAAGATAGACGTAGATATGGCCCCGGTACTTGAGAGACTTGAACGCAAGCAAATTCACCGTGGGAGCATTGCTGCTGATATGCTTAAAGAAGCGTTAGAAGATAGCTATAAGCGCCTGATTGCACCAGCGGTAGAACGAGAAGTACGAAATGCGCTGACTGAAAAAGCGGAAGAGCAGGCGATTCGAATTTTTGCTGAGAACTTGCGCCAGTTGCTTCTTCAGGCTCCATTGCGTGGCCGGACCGTACTTGCACTGGATCCAGCCTATCGGACAGGCTGTAAGGTAGCCGTCATTGATGAGACAGGTAAGTTGCTTGATGTAACGGTAGTGTATCCGACTCCGCCGCAAAGTAAAGTTGCGGAGGCGAAAAAGACGCTAACTGCACTGATCGAGCGGCACAATGTTTCCATTATCGCGATTGGTAACGGCACAGCGTCACGCGAGACAGAGCAGTTCACAGCGGATATGCTCAAAGAGATCAAACAGGATGTTTCCTATATTATTGTGAATGAAGCAGGGGCGAGTGTGTATTCGGCATCCAAGCTGGCGGGGGAAGAGTTTCCGAAGCTCGATGTAGCCGAACGCAGTGCAGTATCCATCGGTCGTCGTCTGCAAGATCCGCTTGCGGAGCTTGTCAAAATTGACCCGAAATCAATTGGTGTCGGTCAGTATCAGCATGATGTATCACAGGGAAAACTGACAGATAGCTTACAGTTCGTTGTCGAATCGGCCGTCAACTATGTTGGCGTAGACGTGAACACCGCCTCACCGTCGCTTCTCCAGTATGTATCAGGTGTATCTAAGCAGGTAGCTAAAAACATTGTTGCTCGTCGCGAAGAGAGTGGAAAATACAAGTCGCGCAGCCAGCTTAGAGACGTGCCGCGCCTTGGTGCGAAAACATATGAACAGTGTATTGGCTTTTTGCGTATCGCTGACGGAGATAATTCGCTCGATAACACGCCTATCCACCCCGAGTCATATGAAGCGGTACGGAGTTTGCTCAGTAAACTTAAGCTGACCGCAGATGAAATGGGCAGTGAGGCGGCGAAAGAAAAGCTGCGGGGTGTAGAGGTCAAATCGATGGCAGAAGAGCTTGGCATCGGTGTGCCGACGCTGCAGGATATTCTCGCAAGCTTGCTGCGTCCGGGCCGTGACCCGCGTGAAGAGCTGCATAAACCGCTTCTTAAAAAAGATGTATTAGATATTAAAGACTTGCAGCCAGGTATGGAACTACAGGGAACGGTGCGTAATATTGTAGATTTCGGAGCATTTGTAGATATCGGGTTGAAAAACGATGGCTTGGTACACATCTCACGCATAAGCCGCCGTTTCATTAAGCATCCGCTTGATGTCGTATCGGTTGGGGATATTGTAACGGTCTGGGTGCAGGATGTGGATCGAAACAGAGGGCGTGTTGGCCTGACAATGCTTGTGCCAGAATAA
- a CDS encoding type II toxin-antitoxin system PemK/MazF family toxin, translated as MIVKRGDVYFADLSPVVGSEQGGVRPVLVIQNDIGNRFSPTVIVAAITAQIQKAKLPTHVEIDAKSYAFDRDSVILLEQIRTIDKQRLTDKITHLDEEMMDRVNDALQISLGLIDF; from the coding sequence GTGATCGTGAAGCGTGGCGACGTATATTTTGCGGACTTATCCCCTGTCGTGGGTTCTGAGCAGGGTGGTGTAAGACCGGTTTTGGTGATTCAGAATGATATTGGAAACCGTTTTAGTCCAACAGTTATCGTCGCAGCCATTACCGCACAGATACAGAAAGCCAAATTACCTACTCATGTGGAGATCGATGCGAAGTCGTATGCATTTGACCGTGATTCCGTCATTCTTCTCGAACAGATTCGCACGATCGACAAACAGCGACTAACAGACAAAATTACACATCTTGATGAAGAGATGATGGATCGGGTGAATGACGCTCTCCAGATTAGTTTAGGACTTATTGATTTTTAA
- a CDS encoding CopG family ribbon-helix-helix protein has translation MVLSKMDTKRIMISLPDHLLQEVDGLVEKEKSNRSEFIRQAMRLYLKERKKRHIREMMQRGYMEMANINLHMASEAFEAEEEADLTLGRLVSGV, from the coding sequence ATGGTCTTGTCGAAAATGGACACAAAGCGTATCATGATTAGCTTACCTGATCATCTTTTACAGGAAGTAGATGGTTTAGTGGAAAAAGAGAAATCGAATCGTAGTGAATTTATCCGTCAGGCGATGAGACTGTATCTGAAAGAGCGCAAGAAGCGCCATATTCGCGAGATGATGCAGCGCGGATACATGGAGATGGCGAATATTAATCTGCATATGGCGAGTGAAGCATTTGAAGCCGAGGAAGAAGCGGATTTAACCTTGGGACGTTTAGTGAGCGGGGTGTAG
- the alr gene encoding alanine racemase, with protein MDEQYFYRDVWAEIDLDAVGENMRTFRKHLPAETKIMAVVKADGYGHGAFQIANKALREGAEWLAVALLDEALELRIKGITAPILVLSSFPARGIALALQHDIAMTVYQIELLEEIIRQAEAARKKARVHIKLDTGMGRIGIREGRELSAFAARCQSEWIEVEGVFTHFATADEENQAYTMEQMRRYEELVACLEAGGIHPALLYTNNTAATMFYPDKSRHIIRLGISLYGQYPSSYMKKTGMKLHPVFQWKARLSHVKHVPAGTKISYGATHITTNEAVIATVPVGYADGYNRLLSNRGEVLIHGQRAPIVGRVCMDQFMVDVTGIEGVAVGDEAVLIGRQGSEEITVDEMADWLTTINYEVTCMVSRRVPRVYVENGVRIAMSNPLLSDFCKQ; from the coding sequence ATGGATGAACAGTATTTTTACCGTGATGTATGGGCAGAAATTGATCTTGATGCAGTAGGGGAGAATATGCGAACATTTCGGAAGCATCTCCCAGCCGAGACGAAGATCATGGCTGTTGTAAAAGCGGATGGATATGGACATGGTGCTTTTCAGATAGCTAATAAAGCGCTACGTGAAGGAGCGGAATGGCTTGCGGTTGCGCTCCTTGATGAAGCGCTTGAGCTGCGCATAAAGGGAATTACCGCGCCGATTTTGGTGCTTAGTTCATTTCCGGCTCGGGGTATTGCGTTAGCGCTCCAGCATGATATTGCTATGACTGTATACCAGATAGAGCTGTTAGAGGAGATCATACGTCAAGCGGAAGCCGCACGGAAAAAAGCACGTGTTCATATTAAACTTGATACTGGCATGGGACGTATCGGAATTCGTGAGGGAAGAGAGCTTTCTGCGTTTGCCGCACGTTGTCAGAGTGAATGGATTGAAGTAGAAGGTGTATTTACACACTTCGCCACAGCCGATGAAGAAAATCAGGCTTATACAATGGAACAGATGAGACGTTATGAGGAATTGGTAGCCTGTCTGGAAGCAGGAGGAATCCATCCGGCTCTTCTGTATACGAACAATACTGCAGCTACGATGTTCTATCCAGATAAAAGCCGTCATATAATCCGTCTGGGCATTAGTTTATACGGACAGTACCCGTCTTCTTATATGAAAAAAACGGGCATGAAGCTGCATCCAGTATTTCAGTGGAAAGCACGTCTCAGCCACGTTAAGCATGTGCCTGCGGGGACGAAGATTAGCTATGGTGCCACTCATATTACAACGAACGAGGCCGTTATTGCGACCGTTCCGGTTGGGTATGCGGACGGGTACAACCGACTGCTGTCGAATCGTGGGGAAGTGCTAATTCACGGACAGCGGGCTCCGATTGTTGGCAGAGTATGTATGGACCAGTTCATGGTTGATGTAACGGGGATAGAAGGTGTAGCAGTTGGCGATGAAGCCGTACTGATTGGAAGACAGGGAAGTGAAGAGATTACAGTCGATGAGATGGCTGACTGGCTTACTACGATTAATTACGAGGTCACATGCATGGTGAGTCGGCGTGTGCCACGGGTGTATGTCGAAAATGGGGTACGGATCGCGATGTCGAACCCGTTACTGTCGGATTTTTGTAAACAATAG
- a CDS encoding DUF4367 domain-containing protein produces the protein MKRILLLVLSICFLMLTLIGCGPKNSQDIVGDLSKQTEKMTGYKSKASLSLQTGKTPLEYDVEVWYKQPDLYRIALTSKQNNVTQLILRNAEGVFVLTPHLNKVFRFQSEWPKKNGQVYLYESLVQSIVSDTARKFHMEGEQYQFEVKAEYQNRSLTSQRIVLNKGLEPLKVEVMDSNMNPMVVVNYTAFEMNPKFDADAFDKERNMQAAVLDSAPAMANMTGRQGSKSFGVIEPQYMPKGTELASVNQIKGEESKQIVLRYSGTQPFTIIETKSKAAVVSFTSGEPVDLGYTTGILTGEEKKSLRWDYNGVEYMLSSGLMPKEEMIAVAKSMFDQVGK, from the coding sequence ATGAAACGTATCCTATTGCTGGTCCTTAGCATATGTTTTCTGATGCTTACTCTCATCGGATGTGGACCTAAAAACTCACAGGATATTGTAGGGGATCTTTCTAAGCAGACAGAGAAGATGACAGGATATAAATCAAAAGCTTCCCTGTCACTACAGACGGGAAAAACGCCACTCGAATATGATGTAGAAGTATGGTACAAACAGCCGGATTTATACCGTATTGCCTTAACATCGAAGCAAAATAACGTGACTCAGCTTATTTTACGCAATGCGGAAGGGGTATTTGTCCTTACCCCACATCTGAATAAGGTATTCCGTTTTCAGAGTGAATGGCCGAAGAAAAATGGACAGGTATATTTGTATGAATCGCTTGTGCAGAGTATTGTGTCTGACACGGCACGCAAATTCCATATGGAAGGCGAACAATATCAGTTCGAAGTGAAGGCAGAGTACCAAAATCGTTCGCTGACTTCGCAGCGAATTGTGTTGAACAAAGGGCTTGAACCATTGAAGGTGGAAGTGATGGATTCTAATATGAATCCGATGGTTGTAGTGAATTATACGGCGTTTGAGATGAACCCAAAATTTGATGCAGACGCATTTGATAAAGAACGTAATATGCAAGCCGCAGTGCTCGATTCTGCCCCGGCAATGGCAAACATGACTGGTAGACAAGGAAGTAAAAGCTTTGGTGTCATTGAGCCGCAATATATGCCGAAGGGAACAGAACTTGCGAGTGTGAACCAAATTAAAGGAGAAGAAAGTAAACAGATTGTACTGCGCTACAGCGGTACACAGCCGTTTACGATTATAGAGACGAAATCGAAAGCGGCTGTTGTTAGCTTCACAAGTGGAGAACCGGTTGACCTAGGCTATACAACTGGTATTTTGACCGGAGAGGAGAAGAAGTCACTTCGTTGGGATTATAACGGTGTAGAATATATGTTATCGTCCGGCTTGATGCCTAAAGAAGAGATGATAGCAGTTGCGAAATCGATGTTTGATCAAGTAGGGAAATAA
- a CDS encoding NAD(P)H-hydrate dehydratase, with protein sequence MYVVSTQQMRDMDRFTIEHIGIPGFVLMENAGAAVAREISRRWSEGMVVILAGPGNNGGDGLVIARHLANAGRDVRLWLVGDKAKRSQEFGQQLRILDNCGYRYGHWREHKEACAAELGQAAVIVDALLGIGTKGSELREPYVSIGHAVNASKSPVIAVDIPTGINSDTGEAANGAIRADVTVAFACLKWGHVLYPGADYCGESVLADISIPERAASAVQARDVWLADSEIRRLLPPRPRFSHKGTYGHALILAGSREMTGAPVLTASAGLHTGCGLLTLAVPESALAAVTAQISETVFWAIPEESGHFASDSVESIRERLQSFDVVAVGPGIGTWSGGVRWLADVIAAINVPLILDADALNLLADDLSILAQKRSDIVLTPHPGEMGRLCGCSTAEVEKNRPYYARMLAQRYGVYVVLKGAYTLLASPSGQLVVNPTGSAALSKGGSGDVLTGMIAGFIAQTRNTEAGIRLAVYLHGRAGEICGMRSMYATMASDVVQAIGPAIRTVSFVDEASRTDFPGN encoded by the coding sequence ATGTACGTGGTGAGCACGCAGCAAATGCGTGACATGGATCGCTTCACCATCGAGCATATCGGCATTCCGGGCTTTGTGTTGATGGAAAATGCAGGGGCAGCCGTTGCGCGGGAAATCAGCAGGCGCTGGTCAGAAGGAATGGTCGTCATTCTGGCAGGACCGGGCAATAATGGCGGTGACGGGCTTGTGATTGCCCGGCATTTAGCTAATGCGGGACGTGATGTACGTCTCTGGCTGGTAGGAGATAAGGCTAAGCGGAGTCAGGAGTTTGGCCAGCAGCTACGTATACTGGACAACTGTGGATATCGGTATGGGCACTGGCGGGAGCATAAAGAAGCGTGCGCAGCAGAGTTAGGACAGGCAGCTGTTATTGTAGATGCGCTGCTTGGGATCGGGACAAAAGGCAGCGAGTTGCGAGAGCCGTATGTTAGCATTGGGCATGCTGTGAATGCGTCAAAGTCTCCTGTGATAGCAGTTGATATCCCAACTGGTATTAATAGCGATACAGGGGAGGCTGCGAATGGAGCTATTCGTGCAGATGTAACGGTTGCGTTTGCTTGTCTGAAATGGGGGCATGTTCTCTATCCAGGTGCTGATTACTGCGGTGAAAGTGTACTGGCTGATATCTCCATTCCAGAACGAGCGGCATCGGCTGTGCAGGCGCGTGATGTCTGGTTGGCAGATTCAGAGATAAGACGGCTACTTCCGCCACGTCCTCGTTTCTCGCACAAAGGAACATACGGTCATGCGCTTATTCTTGCCGGGTCACGAGAGATGACAGGGGCTCCTGTGCTGACCGCATCTGCTGGCTTGCATACTGGTTGTGGATTATTGACGCTAGCGGTTCCAGAATCTGCGCTCGCGGCGGTAACGGCCCAGATTAGTGAAACAGTTTTTTGGGCGATACCGGAAGAAAGTGGTCACTTTGCCTCTGACAGTGTAGAGAGCATACGCGAACGACTGCAGTCCTTTGATGTGGTCGCAGTTGGACCGGGAATTGGGACTTGGTCGGGAGGAGTTCGCTGGCTTGCGGATGTGATTGCTGCGATCAATGTGCCGCTTATTCTGGATGCTGATGCTTTGAATCTGTTAGCCGATGATTTGTCGATTCTTGCTCAGAAGCGAAGCGACATTGTCCTTACCCCACATCCAGGAGAGATGGGGCGGTTGTGCGGCTGTTCGACAGCGGAGGTCGAAAAGAATCGTCCGTATTATGCCCGTATGCTGGCGCAGCGATACGGTGTGTATGTCGTCCTCAAAGGGGCTTATACGCTGCTTGCATCGCCGTCTGGTCAATTAGTGGTTAATCCGACCGGTAGTGCCGCGCTTTCAAAAGGCGGTAGTGGGGATGTTTTGACGGGGATGATTGCTGGATTCATTGCACAGACGCGTAATACTGAAGCTGGAATAAGATTGGCTGTGTACTTGCATGGCCGAGCCGGAGAGATATGCGGAATGCGATCCATGTATGCTACGATGGCGAGTGATGTCGTACAGGCGATCGGGCCTGCGATCCGTACGGTGTCGTTTGTTGACGAAGCATCTCGTACAGATTTCCCAGGAAATTGA
- the acpS gene encoding holo-ACP synthase translates to MIIGTGIDIVELPRIQKIIERQEHAFVQRVLTVREQEAMPEAPGRRTEYIAGRFAVKEAISKALGTGIGGVVSFHDMEIIPDASGRPIAHITERVLREVTGTSECRCHISLTHSREYAAAQAILEI, encoded by the coding sequence ATGATTATCGGGACAGGAATTGATATTGTAGAACTTCCGCGCATTCAGAAGATCATTGAGCGGCAGGAGCACGCATTTGTGCAGCGGGTGCTAACGGTGCGAGAACAAGAAGCGATGCCAGAAGCACCAGGACGCCGTACTGAATACATTGCCGGACGATTCGCAGTAAAAGAAGCGATTTCTAAAGCGCTTGGCACAGGAATTGGTGGGGTTGTGTCCTTTCATGATATGGAGATCATACCGGACGCAAGTGGACGCCCGATTGCGCATATTACGGAACGAGTGCTGCGAGAGGTTACGGGCACAAGTGAATGTCGGTGTCATATCTCGCTTACGCATAGTCGGGAATACGCAGCTGCACAGGCAATTTTGGAGATATAG
- a CDS encoding N-acetylmuramoyl-L-alanine amidase family protein, with the protein MKRMSCWMGMFLFLLFGLASVVQAASAPDIQLWINGKKISSAVPPQMVNDRTLVPVYVVKDAMGMNVGWDSKSQRVTIAGNDKKIELVINSKKAKVNGSTRTLDVAPVIISDRTFLPFRSVGELLGMNVDWDSKTKSVHLTNATSEKVDKPTSVVTPPKPVAKVASITGIKQTTQGFMIATDAKVEAKTFTMSTPNRIVMDLEKAKLNLQGGSVSNGQQFDTIVKTVRYSQFAPEQVRVVVELDGKASYKVTPSGNNLQLAITEISRNPKPSPTPTPPPVVTPPKDEPDQGTVEPTPAPVPIVPLATKDKVKIVLDAGHGGKDSGAVGNGLQEKDLTLGMAQKLADLLRNDSKFELVMTREGDTYPTLQDRANLANKEQADLFMSIHINSGPATATGTETYYYAGGSGKDYATIVHKHLLKATGALDRKVRTANFYVIKYTKMPSILVEIGFITNASEAAKMKDEDFQQGVADSLYTGIKEYVNTH; encoded by the coding sequence ATGAAACGAATGAGTTGCTGGATGGGGATGTTCCTTTTTCTCTTGTTTGGATTGGCGTCGGTTGTACAGGCTGCATCAGCGCCGGATATTCAACTTTGGATTAATGGAAAAAAAATAAGCTCCGCTGTACCCCCGCAAATGGTAAATGACCGGACGCTTGTACCTGTATACGTGGTAAAAGATGCGATGGGAATGAATGTAGGGTGGGACAGTAAAAGCCAGCGTGTGACCATTGCAGGAAACGACAAAAAAATTGAACTGGTCATTAATTCTAAGAAAGCAAAGGTTAATGGTTCAACACGTACGCTTGATGTAGCTCCTGTGATTATTTCAGATCGTACATTTTTGCCGTTTCGTTCAGTTGGGGAACTTCTCGGCATGAATGTGGACTGGGATAGCAAAACAAAAAGCGTGCATCTAACAAATGCAACATCCGAAAAAGTGGACAAGCCGACTTCGGTTGTAACACCGCCGAAGCCAGTTGCAAAAGTAGCGTCTATTACGGGAATTAAGCAGACGACGCAAGGTTTTATGATTGCGACGGATGCAAAAGTAGAGGCTAAAACATTCACTATGAGTACACCGAATCGGATTGTGATGGACTTGGAGAAGGCGAAGCTTAATCTGCAAGGTGGATCAGTGTCGAATGGGCAGCAGTTTGATACCATTGTCAAAACGGTTCGCTATAGTCAGTTCGCACCCGAACAGGTTCGAGTGGTGGTGGAACTAGATGGGAAAGCAAGCTACAAGGTGACGCCGAGTGGTAACAATCTGCAGCTTGCGATTACAGAGATTTCGCGAAATCCTAAGCCGTCACCTACACCTACACCGCCACCTGTGGTTACACCGCCGAAGGATGAGCCGGATCAAGGAACGGTTGAACCTACTCCTGCTCCGGTTCCAATTGTACCTTTAGCAACGAAAGATAAAGTGAAAATTGTGCTTGATGCCGGACACGGGGGAAAAGATTCGGGAGCAGTAGGGAATGGATTGCAAGAAAAAGATTTGACGCTTGGCATGGCGCAGAAACTAGCTGATCTTCTTCGGAATGATAGCAAGTTTGAGCTTGTGATGACGCGTGAAGGAGATACATATCCAACCCTGCAAGACCGGGCGAATCTAGCTAATAAGGAACAGGCTGATCTATTCATGTCGATTCATATTAACTCCGGTCCAGCTACAGCAACGGGAACGGAAACGTATTATTATGCAGGAGGAAGTGGCAAAGATTATGCCACTATCGTGCATAAACATCTGCTTAAAGCCACCGGGGCTCTTGATCGTAAAGTACGCACCGCCAATTTTTACGTGATTAAGTATACAAAAATGCCTTCCATCCTGGTGGAAATCGGATTTATCACCAATGCTTCAGAAGCGGCGAAAATGAAGGATGAGGATTTCCAGCAAGGGGTTGCTGACAGTTTGTATACAGGTATTAAGGAATATGTGAATACGCATTAA